A window of Hevea brasiliensis isolate MT/VB/25A 57/8 chromosome 14, ASM3005281v1, whole genome shotgun sequence contains these coding sequences:
- the LOC110654673 gene encoding uncharacterized protein LOC110654673, which translates to MSSLKIIDRLRIVVNTARIWWNVLAKNSSGDQTKPQGTEGDVYVQFRPLCKAIEKDDLNAVRDFLRLHPDAVHTKISHFGGTALHLASASGKSEIVELLMELATEEDLRVPDINDNTALAIAAFVGATRIVECMIEKNSKLAEIPSQQFLPVTVACNKGHKDIARYLYSITPFDLLLQENGAYGSLLLHVSIFSEMYDISLHLLRRCPRLATTPNYLETTPLIQISALRDLFPSGLRFVFWKRWIYSCIQMQLPTAQDSDVRIRIPQNGHMNPRSTLARGLKQIYDTKLTHTYGLELLHLMSEHISTIDDTRINESGLYQAFLTAIDNGIIEVVIEMLKANPILLIVIDSNGQGILHHAIKYRQEKIFSLIYALDTRKHLLISGTDKKKNNILHTAAMLAPPSRLASISGAALQMQRELQWYKEVENIVNPSFKEFININNEMPRQIFSDQHRQLMGDGEKWIKETATSCTVVGALIITIMFTAAFTVPGGNFEETGYPIFSHEKSFMIFIISDAISLFASSTSVLMFLGILTSRYAENDFLKSLPTKLIIGLSTLFISIAAMMVAFCATLIIMLRGELKLVIPVTLLASIPVTFFILLQFPLLVEIFVSTYGPGIFDRKMKY; encoded by the exons ATGTCATCATTAAAAATAATTGACAGATTGAGGATTGTAGTAAACACAGCAAGGATTTGGTGGAATGTTTTGGCCAAAAACTCATCAGGAGATCAAACAAAGCCACAAG GGACAGAGGGTGATGTTTATGTTCAATTTCGTCCTCTATGCAAGGCTATAGAGAAAGATGATTTAAATGCTGTGAGAGACTTCCTTCGCCTTCATCCAGATGCAGTACACACAAAGATTTCACATTTTGGTGGGACAGCACTTCATCTTGCAAGTGCAAGTGGAAAATCGGAGATAGTGGAGTTGTTGATGGAGTTGGCGACTGAAGAAGACTTACGAGTACCTGACATCAATGATAATACAGCTCTTGCAATCGCTGCTTTTGTTGGAGCCACAAGAATTGTAGAATGCATGATAGAAAAGAACAGTAAGTTGGCTGAGATTCCAAGTCAGCAATTTTTGCCAGTCACAGTGGCATGTAACAAAGGCCATAAGGATATAGCCAGATATCTATACTCCATCACTCCATTTGACTTACTGCTCCAAGAAAATGGAGCATATGGATCTTTGCTTCTTCATGTGTCCATATTTAGTGAAATGTATG ACATTTCCCTACATCTTCTCCGGAGATGCCCACGATTGGCAACGACACCAAACTATCTGGAAACCACACCTCTGATTCAAATCTCTGCTTTAAGGGATTTATTCCCCAGTGGACTCCGATTTGTGTTTTGGAAACGATGGATTTATTCTT GTATTCAGATGCAACTACCTACTGCCCAGGACAGTGATGTTCGAATACGCATTCCACAAAATGGCCACATGAATCCTAGGAGCACTTTAGCACGAG GACTAAAGCAGATTTATGATACAAAGTTGACCCACACCTATGGCCTTGAGCTTTTACATTTGATGTCCGAACATATATCAACTATAGATGACACCAGAATCAATGAAAGCGGATTGTATCAAGCATTCCTTACAGCTATCGACAATGGGATCATTGAAGTTGTTATTGAGATGCTTAAAGCCAATCCCATTCTTTTAATTGTAATAGACAGCAATGGGCAAGGCATCCTTCATCATGCTATTAAATATCGGCAAGAAAAGATTTTCAGCCTTATATATGCGTTGGATACAAGGAAGCACTTGCTGATTTCTGGAACtgacaaaaagaaaaataacatttTACACACTGCAGCGATGTTAGCACCTCCTAGCCGACTTGCAAGCATTTCAGGTGCAGCTTTACAGATGCAAAGAGAGCTACAGTGGTACAAG GAAGTGGAAAATATTGTGAATCCTTCATTTAAAGAATTTATCAACATCAATAATGAAATGCCAAGGCAAATATTTTCTGATCAGCACAGGCAGTTGATGGGTGATGGAGAGAAATGGATAAAGGAGACAGCAACATCTTGTACAGTTGTCGGTGCTCTTATCATAACCATTATGTTTACTGCAGCATTTACTGTCCCTGGTGGTAATTTTGAAGAAACAGGCTATCCAATATTTTCACACGAAAAATCGTTTATGATTTTTATAATATCCGATGCGATTTCACTTTTCGCTTCCTCAACATCAGTATTGATGTTCTTAGGAATCCTTACATCACGCTACGCAGAGAATGACTTCCTTAAGTCCTTGCCCACAAAGTTAATTATCGGTCTTTCCACCCTTTTCATTTCAATTGCAGCCATGATGGTAGCATTTTGTGCTACTCTTATAATAATGTTAAGGGGAGAGCTCAAACTTGTAATTCCAGTTACTTTATTGGCTAGTATTCCAGTCACCTTTTTCATACTGCTACAATTTCCTCTCCTTGTTGAGATATTTGTATCCACATATGGGCCAGGCATCTTTGATAGAAAAATGAAGTACTAG